Proteins encoded by one window of Fusarium graminearum PH-1 chromosome 1, whole genome shotgun sequence:
- a CDS encoding pyrimidine precursor biosynthesis enzyme THI12: MSTDKITFLTNWHATPYHAPLYLAQAKGYFKEEGIKVALLEPNDPSDVTEIIGTGKVDLGFKAMIHTLAAKARNFPVQSIGSLLDEPFTGVVYLKDSGITTDFRTLKGKRIGYVGEFGKIQIDELTSHYGMTPEDYTAVRCGMNVSKAIIKGEIDAGIGLENVQMVELEEWLAAQGRPKDDVQMLRIDELAELGCCCFCTILYIGNETFLSENPEKVRSFLRAVKKATDFVLAEPDKAWAEYVDFKPVMGTDLNRKIFERSFAYFSKDLKNVRRDWDKVTKYGKRLGVLDESFEPNYTNSYLEWDLSGESSDPTGDQKRIAQLQKDVAASGGFHRLEAEAPQAKA; encoded by the exons ATGTCGACTGACAAGATCACCTTCCTCACCAACTG GCACGCTACGCCTTACCACGCCCCGCTGTACCTGGCCCAAGCCAAGGGATACTTCAAGGAGGAGGGAATCAAGgttgctcttcttgagcccAACGATCCTAGT GATGTCACTGAGATTATCGGAACTGGCAAGGTCGACCTTGGTTTCAAGGCCATGATTCACACtctggctgccaaggctcgAAACTTCCCTGTCCAATCCATCGGCAGTCTTCTCGACGAGCCCTTCACGGGAGTCGTCTACCTCAAGGACTCGGGCATCACCACCGACTTCCGCACCCTCAAGGGTAAGCGCATCGGCTATGTCGGCGAGTTTGGCAAGATCCAGATTGACGAACTCACCTCGCACTACGGCATGACCCCCGAGGACTACACCGCTGTGCGCTGCGGTATGAATGtctccaaggccatcatcaAAGGCGAGATTGACGCCGGTATCGGCCTGGAGAATGTCCAGATGGTTGAGCTCGAGGAGTGGCTCGCTGCTCAGGGTCGTCCCAAGGATGATGTCCAGATGCTGCGCATCGATGAACTTGCCGAGcttggttgctgctgcttctgcacCATCCTCTACATCGGAAACGAGACCTTCCTGTCCGAGAACCCCGAAAAAGTCCGCTCGTTCCTCCGCGCCGTCAAAAAGGCAACCGACTTTGTCCTCGCCGAGCCTGACAAGGCATGGGCCGAGTACGTTGATTTCAAACCCGTCATGGGCACGGATCTGAACCGCAAGATCTTCGAGCGCAGCTTTGCCTACTTTAGcaaggatctcaagaacGTTCGTCGTGACTGGGACAAGGTTACCAAGTACGGAAAGCGTCTTGGtgtgcttgatgagagcTTTGAGCCTAACTACACCAACTCGTACCTCGAGTGGGATCTATCTGGAGAGTCTAGTGACCCTACTGGCGACCAGAAGCGTATTGCTCAGTTGCAGAAGGAtgttgctgcttctggtGGCTTCCACCgccttgaggctgaggctcCCCAGGCCAAGGCCTAA